In Brassica rapa cultivar Chiifu-401-42 chromosome A06, CAAS_Brap_v3.01, whole genome shotgun sequence, a single window of DNA contains:
- the LOC103874381 gene encoding cytochrome P450 71B13 isoform X2, which translates to MDVWYIILAIVFFASILVAKNTRKTKKNLPPGPPRLIIIGNLHQLGSKPHRSMFKLSEKYGALMSLKLGKVSTVVASTPETVKDVLKTFDVNCCSRPYLTYAARLSYNRNDLSFSPYSKYWREMRKLTVIELYTAKRVKSFGHIREEEVASFVDFIKQSASLEKQVNFNLKFMKLSASVICRLGFGMSLEGSKLEITYDEVIQGIMEVLGSFAAADFFPIVGKLIDRLTGLHGKCEKVFQAMDTFFDEAIKCHLDDESIKDDIIALLLKMERGEIGLGEFQLSRNHTKGILLDILVAGIDTSAQTATWVMTHLITNPRVMNKVQTEVREVVKNKDNITEDDIEQLKYLKMVIKETLRINPLVPLLIPREASKDIKIRGYDIPKNTWIYVNVWAIHSNPNIWKDPGAFIPERFVDNEIDYKGLNFELLAFGSGRRMCPGMGVGMALVHLILVNLLYRFDWKLPEGMETRDVDLEESYGLVCPKKIPLELIPVITKWS; encoded by the exons ATGGATGTGTGGTATATCATTCTTGCAATCGTCTTCTTTGCATCTATACTCGTCGCAAAGAACACGAGAAAGACAAAGAAAAACCTACCTCCTGGACCACCAAGGCTTATTATAATTGGTAACTTGCACCAACTGGGATCCAAACCTCATCGTTCCATGTTCAAATTATCTGAAAAATATGGAGCTCTAATGTCCCTCAAGCTTGGAAAGGTGTCTACCGTTGTGGCGTCAACTCCAGAGACAGTGAAAGATGTCTTGAAAACGTTCGACGTTAATTGTTGTTCACGACCTTACTTGACGTACGCTGCAAGACTTTCATACAACCGCAACGACCTCAGCTTTTCTCCTTATAGCAAATATTGGAGGGAAATGAGAAAGTTGACAGTTATAGAGCTCTACACTGCGAAAAGGGTGAAGTCGTTTGGACATAtcagagaagaagaagttgcCTCTTTCGTTGACTTCATCAAACAATCTGCCTCATTGGAGAAGCAGGTTAACTTCAACCTCAAGTTTATGAAATTGTCAGCAAGTGTGATTTGTAGGCTTGGATTTGGGATGAGTCTTGAAGGGAGCAAACTTGAGATTACTTACGATGAAGTCATTCAAGGGATCATGGAGGTTCTAGGGAGTTTTGCAGCAGCAGATTTCTTCCCCATTGTTGGTAAATTAATCGATAGGCTCACAGGGTTACATGGCAAATGTGAGAAGGTTTTTCAAGCAATGGATACATTTTTCGATGAAGCTATAAAGTGTCATTTAGACGATGAGAGTATCAAAGATGATATCATAGCCTTGCTCCTCAAGATGGAACGGGGAGAGATTGGACTTGGAGAGTTTCAACTTTCTCGAAACCACACCAAAGGAATTCTTCTT GACATTCTTGTTGCTGGGATAGACACTTCTGCCCAAACTGCAACATGGGTGATGACACATTTGATTACAAACCCAAGAGTTATGAACAAAGTGCAAACCGAGGTGAGAGAAGTGGTCAAAAACAAAGACAATATCACAGAAGATGATATAGAGCAACTGAAGTATCTCAAAATGGTGATTAAAGAAACATTAAGGATAAACCCGCTTGTGCCACTTCTAATTCCAAGAGAGGCGTCAAAGGATATAAAGATCAGAGGTTATGACATTCCAAAAAATACATGGATCTATGTCAACGTTTGGGCCATTCACAGCAACCCAAACATTTGGAAAGATCCAGGAGCTTTCATCCCTGAGAGGTTTGTGGACAATGAAATCGATTATAAAGGTCTAAATTTTGAGTTGCTGGCATTTGGTAGTGGAAGGAGGATGTGCCCTGGTATGGGTGTGGGTATGGCTTTGGTACACTTGATTCTTGTCAATCTTCTTTACCGTTTCGACTGGAAGCTCCCGGAAGGAATGGAGACAAGAGATGTTGATCTTGAAGAATCATATGGACTTGTCTGTCCTAAGAAAATTCCACTTGAGCTTATCCCGGTTATTACAAAGTGGAGttga
- the LOC103874381 gene encoding cytochrome P450 71B11 isoform X1, with protein sequence MDVWYIILAIVFFASILVAKNTRKTKKNLPPGPPRLIIIGNLHQLGSKPHRSMFKLSEKYGALMSLKLGKVSTVVASTPETVKDVLKTFDVNCCSRPYLTYAARLSYNRNDLSFSPYSKYWREMRKLTVIELYTAKRVKSFGHIREEEVASFVDFIKQSASLEKQVNFNLKFMKLSASVICRLGFGMSLEGSKLEITYDEVIQGIMEVLGSFAAADFFPIVGKLIDRLTGLHGKCEKVFQAMDTFFDEAIKCHLDDESIKDDIIALLLKMERGEIGLGEFQLSRNHTKGILLASTGKTCNIQTLSSNFFVLLLQDILVAGIDTSAQTATWVMTHLITNPRVMNKVQTEVREVVKNKDNITEDDIEQLKYLKMVIKETLRINPLVPLLIPREASKDIKIRGYDIPKNTWIYVNVWAIHSNPNIWKDPGAFIPERFVDNEIDYKGLNFELLAFGSGRRMCPGMGVGMALVHLILVNLLYRFDWKLPEGMETRDVDLEESYGLVCPKKIPLELIPVITKWS encoded by the coding sequence ATGGATGTGTGGTATATCATTCTTGCAATCGTCTTCTTTGCATCTATACTCGTCGCAAAGAACACGAGAAAGACAAAGAAAAACCTACCTCCTGGACCACCAAGGCTTATTATAATTGGTAACTTGCACCAACTGGGATCCAAACCTCATCGTTCCATGTTCAAATTATCTGAAAAATATGGAGCTCTAATGTCCCTCAAGCTTGGAAAGGTGTCTACCGTTGTGGCGTCAACTCCAGAGACAGTGAAAGATGTCTTGAAAACGTTCGACGTTAATTGTTGTTCACGACCTTACTTGACGTACGCTGCAAGACTTTCATACAACCGCAACGACCTCAGCTTTTCTCCTTATAGCAAATATTGGAGGGAAATGAGAAAGTTGACAGTTATAGAGCTCTACACTGCGAAAAGGGTGAAGTCGTTTGGACATAtcagagaagaagaagttgcCTCTTTCGTTGACTTCATCAAACAATCTGCCTCATTGGAGAAGCAGGTTAACTTCAACCTCAAGTTTATGAAATTGTCAGCAAGTGTGATTTGTAGGCTTGGATTTGGGATGAGTCTTGAAGGGAGCAAACTTGAGATTACTTACGATGAAGTCATTCAAGGGATCATGGAGGTTCTAGGGAGTTTTGCAGCAGCAGATTTCTTCCCCATTGTTGGTAAATTAATCGATAGGCTCACAGGGTTACATGGCAAATGTGAGAAGGTTTTTCAAGCAATGGATACATTTTTCGATGAAGCTATAAAGTGTCATTTAGACGATGAGAGTATCAAAGATGATATCATAGCCTTGCTCCTCAAGATGGAACGGGGAGAGATTGGACTTGGAGAGTTTCAACTTTCTCGAAACCACACCAAAGGAATTCTTCTTGCAAGTACTGGAAAAACTTGTAATATTCAAACTTTAtcatctaatttttttgttttgttattacaGGACATTCTTGTTGCTGGGATAGACACTTCTGCCCAAACTGCAACATGGGTGATGACACATTTGATTACAAACCCAAGAGTTATGAACAAAGTGCAAACCGAGGTGAGAGAAGTGGTCAAAAACAAAGACAATATCACAGAAGATGATATAGAGCAACTGAAGTATCTCAAAATGGTGATTAAAGAAACATTAAGGATAAACCCGCTTGTGCCACTTCTAATTCCAAGAGAGGCGTCAAAGGATATAAAGATCAGAGGTTATGACATTCCAAAAAATACATGGATCTATGTCAACGTTTGGGCCATTCACAGCAACCCAAACATTTGGAAAGATCCAGGAGCTTTCATCCCTGAGAGGTTTGTGGACAATGAAATCGATTATAAAGGTCTAAATTTTGAGTTGCTGGCATTTGGTAGTGGAAGGAGGATGTGCCCTGGTATGGGTGTGGGTATGGCTTTGGTACACTTGATTCTTGTCAATCTTCTTTACCGTTTCGACTGGAAGCTCCCGGAAGGAATGGAGACAAGAGATGTTGATCTTGAAGAATCATATGGACTTGTCTGTCCTAAGAAAATTCCACTTGAGCTTATCCCGGTTATTACAAAGTGGAGttga